One stretch of Podospora pseudoanserina strain CBS 124.78 chromosome 4, whole genome shotgun sequence DNA includes these proteins:
- a CDS encoding hypothetical protein (EggNog:ENOG503NYBJ; COG:U) has product MDGNTGANNPTDKADIDRGAEKRQEKDEAEEVIALEVLPTRIQFKDSLPSRSSREFTERGRSISKGRSPSPPRINLGAGFAEYRGDVGGHGYDETEVDIIAVPCPGADPIQTWIYDSDSSSAESHYHVEVGSHITRSNQSTRSSQSSLRRSSPWVTLRLRERVNIARVFLYRHRHLEEGMNLKSLANDLLEQVQDIRKGSSRPLFFIAHSIGGLVVKSALVRASQKTKYQDIMDDCHGVTFFGTPHRGSSYMSMPNLKDSIQDLLQLESPLPRSLTDEILVNNPKLKQLHEQFVDIASELRLWSFYETRECLLSGSGAQFTNEVQFTAPLVSVKSAILEIWQEDIFGVESDHAHLAAFGPDNEEILHSYLGDLAGAVLKAAELSRDHVHHPLYLKSHVQVEVIGFYEDPDGWMAATQQYAGQGSDASAESGSIIRLYATKYPYKDFLKKGPEKCLSERLHDRSQRKRRRVRSPNRAGGRTDLRPPQLPQETTADANVLGITQGQLDVGHQGGAGIGPEIIISGGSPVALERPALLRVPAQTMPELRPPSPESLASVSTTASDPLFIQGKDFAGDGPLTVDLLARQQAEIMLKEHELGASAGFSRPNPQLKKFTWIHMPFNNPVWVKEIFNVLSDIQGHDFSKLFDYDNWQSKHIQNRHSESQPAFLKPTCKYLTNTGITSPRPTPLVGPSSSFLTPNCLFVYMPYLHFDTYRSMIRRRKIIRERRERGRAKPVPKHVADEDSLELKMIWEYIGFDPPLNCRRTLDQFGHHSLRDTNSRDDDQMLYKLTKKDAFSLTKQLNGVATKSQAGPVGSSMYSNKGSNGSNAGSHNDDDEYEEETEAELRDGYVLMVDQLWLWSIDKTTLTTFFPRRYSTPTEGTLFHQADLRNSVYNELNGDLTGRTENALDLAALIVYHAVIVFLDRSTHPDLEIFRLFDEAIGMLAERMTLNMKQFRLQSLSMDDDEDDEDTDYSDWEGESPASIKKRHRKELERSERENRENTSALLELADLKDELTVLQTLFKNQESTVKQMKDFYEIHCKETRKNWQEPLDDALEYLDDFKGTVNEMIERVNTTRNDYEKMLEMVQRQAQVDEVRWSRLQAELASSQNLSVMIFTTFTVIFLPLTFFTGLFGMNVTNWQEEHMPDLEQVGWISLPTSILLIIFSLVAAFSWRVQRGFKGIYKIIRGGYKKVKKGYTQKLEPMWRKEKKRRRRQEKKRKYVEKQTAWDKDGMYDFWDKVKENQRKIRYQIPEQNRRTLRG; this is encoded by the exons AATCCCACTATCATGTCGAGGTTGGATCGCACATCACCCGCAGCAACCAGAGCACCCGCAGCTCCCAGAGTTCTCTTCGCAGGTCAAGCCCATGGGTCACTTTGAGGCTGCGGGAGCGCGTCAACATTGCTCGGGTATTCTTGTATAGGCACCGGCATCTTGAGGAGGGAATGAATTTGAAGTCGTTGGCGAATGATCTCCTTGAGCAAGTGCAGGACATTCGCAAGGGATCT TCTCGGCCCCTGTTTTTCATTGCGCATAGCATTGGCGGGCTGGTCGTCAAGAGTGCCTTGGTGAGAGCTAGCCAGAAAACAAAGTACCAGGATATAATGGACGACTGTCATGGTGTCACATTCTTTG GAACACCACATCGCGGCTCAAGCTACATGTCGATGCCCAACCTCAAGGACTCTATTCAAgaccttctccagcttgaaTCGCCACTCCCCAGGTCCCTTACAGATGAAATCCTCGTCAATAATCCGAAGCTAAAACAGTTGCACGAGCAATTCGTGGACATTGCCAGCGAGCTCCGTCTTTGGTCCTTCTACGAGACTCGGGAGTGTTTGCTTTCCGGATCTGGTGCCCAGTTCACAAACGAAGTACAGTTTACTGCCCCTTTGGTTTCGGTGAAATCTGCTATACTCGAAATCTGGCAAGAAGATATCTTTGGCGTCGAAAGTGACCACGCGCATCTCGCCGCTTTTGGTCCCGATAATGAGGAGATTTTGCATTCATATCTTGGGGACTTGGCAGGCGCCGTCCTGAAAGCGGCAGAGCTTAGCCGGGATCATGTTCACCACCCACTATACCTCAAGAGCCATGTCCAAGTCGAAGTCATTGGGTTCTATGAGGATCCAGATGGCTGGATGGCTGCCACACAGCAGTATGCTGGTCAAGGGTCGGACGCGAGTGCCGAATCGGGCTCTATCATACGCTTGTATGCCACCAAATACCCCTACAAGGATTTCTTGAAGAAAGGCCCAGAGAAGTGCCTGTCTGAACGGTTACATGATCGATCgcaaaggaagaggagaagagtaCGAAGCCCGAATCGGGCTGGCGGGCGGACAGACTTGCGGCCACCTCAGTTGCCTCAGGAAACTACAGCTGATGCCAACGTCCTCGGTATCACGCAGGGCCAACTCGATGTTGGACATcagggtggtgctgggatCGGCCCAGAAATCATCATCAGTGGAGGTTCACCTGTCGCTCTCGAAAGACCGGCTCTGTTGAGGGTTCCAGCTCAAACTATGCCTGAGCTACGGCCTCCAAGCCCCGAGAGCTTGGCCAGTGTATCAACCACGGCGTCGGACCCGTTGTTCATTCAAGGGAAGGACTTTGCAGGAGACGGGCCCTTGACCGTGGATTTGCTGGCCAGGCAACAAGCAGAAATTATGCTCAAGGAGCATGAACTCGGGGCGTCTGCTGGCTTTTCCCGGCCGAATCCCCAACTCAAAAAGTTCACGTGGATTCATATGCCTTTCAACAACCCGGTCTGGGTTAAGGAGATCTTTAATGTTCTTTCCGACATCCAAGGGCACGATTTTTCCAAGCTTTTTGACTATGACAACTGGCAATCGAAGCACATTCAGAACCGCCATTCCGAATCTCAGCCAGCATTCCTCAAACCAACCTGCAAGTACCTGACCAATACAGGCATAACCTCGCCACGCCCTACCCCTCTTGTTGGACCATCTTCATCGTTCTTGACACCGAACTGCCTGTTTGTCTACATGCCATACCTTCATTTTGACACCTACCGAAGCATGATCAGGCGCCGGAAGATCATCAGAGAGCGCCGGGAGCGTGGCAGGGCGAAACCTGTTCCGAAGCATGTGGCTGACGAGGACTCCCTTGAGCTCAAGATGATCTGGGAGTACATTGGCTTCGATCCTCCTCTCAATTGTCGTAGGACCTTGGACCAGTTCGGCCACCATTCCCTCAGAGACACCAACTCCCGCGATGATGACCAAATGCTGTACAAGCTCACCAAAAAGGATGCCTTCTCCCTGACGAAACAGCTCAATGGTGTTGCCACCAAGTCCCAGGCTGGGCCGGTTGGCAGCTCGATGTATTCAAACAAAGGTTCCAATGGGAGCAACGCCGGCTCCCacaatgacgacgatgaatACGAGGAAGAAACCGAAGCCGAGCTTCGAGACGGTTACGTACTGATGGTTGACCAGCTCTGGCTCTGGTCCATTGACAagaccaccctcaccaccttcttccctcgCCGGTACTCGACCCCAACAGAGGGCACCCTGTTTCACCAGGCCGACCTACGGAACAGCGTATACAACGAGCTCAACGGTGACCTCACCGGCCGTACCGAAAACGCTCTCGACCTGGCTGCTTTGATAGTCTACCACGCtgtcatcgtcttcctcgaCCGTTCCACCCACCCAGACCTGGAGATCTTCCGTCTCTTTGACGAAGCCATTGGCATGTTGGCCGAAAGGATGACGCTTAATATGAAACAATTCCGGCTCCAATCTCTCAGCAtggacgatgacgaagacgacgaggacacCGACTACTCTgactgggaaggggagagcCCAGCCTCGATAAAAAAACGACACAGAAAAGAGCTTGAAAGGTCCGAGAGGGAAAACAGAGAGAACACGTCTGCTCTACTCGAACTGGCAGATCTCAAAGATGAATTAACGGTACTGCAGACCCTGTTTAAGAACCAGGAGTCAACCGTCAAGCAAATGAAGGATTTCTACGAGATCCATTGCAAGGAGACAAGGAAGAATTGGCAGGAGCCGCTGGATGATGCGTTGGAGTATTTGGATGATTTTAAGGGGACGGTGAATGAGATGATTGAAAGGGTTAATACGACGAGGAATGAT TATGAAAAAATGCTCGAAATGGTCCAACGCCAAGCCCAAGTCGACGAGGTCCGCTGGTCACGCCTCCAAGCCGAGCTCGCCTCGTCCCAAAACCTCTCGGTCATgatcttcaccaccttcaccgtcatcttcctcccgcTCACCTTTTTTACCGGACTATTTGGTATGAACGTTACCAACTGGCAAGAAGAACACATGCCCGACCTCGAGCAAGTCGGCTGGATCTCCCTGCCTACCTCGATCCTCCTAATCATTTTTTCGCTGGTTGCAGCATTCAGCTGGAGAGTCCAGAGAGGGTTCAAGGGGATATACAAGATTATAAGGGGGGGCTATAAGAAGGTTAAAAAGGGGTATACCCAGAAGCTGGAGCCGAtgtggaggaaggagaagaaacggaggaggagacaggagaagaagaggaagtaTGTGGAGAAGCAGACCGCGTGGGATAAGGATGGGATGTATGATTTTTGGGacaaggtgaaggagaatCAGAGGAAGATTAGGTATCAGATTCCGGAGCAGAATAGGAGGACGTTGAGGGGGTGA
- a CDS encoding hypothetical protein (COG:C; BUSCO:EOG092619EA; EggNog:ENOG503NY0G) encodes MSASSRLTSTLCRRAAATATPPSLTATSTTRVQTPQLARGIRGISSTTPSRLRPTTLSRPTYPLQRTAATLPTLPSTRLYSSTSAEEDSFDPASIDRESDEVDVCIIGGGPAGLSAAIRLKQLANAAGNDDFRVLLLEKAGEIGAHILSGAVIQPTAIDELIPDWLSEDNENRFTGATPAGKDSMSFLTKKWAIPCPTPPQMHNDGNYIVSLNEFTKWLGERAEEVGVEVYPGFAASEVLYKADGSVKGVATNDLGIGRNGKPKDSFERGMEFHARVTLFGEGCHGSLTKQVIKKFDLRSESQPQTYGLGIKEVWEVKPEKFEKGKIVHSMGYPLPMDTYGGAWMYHFGDNLVSVGQVVALDYNNPWLSPYGEFQKLKQHPLYRSVLEGGKCISYGARALVEGGFQSIPKVAFPGGALIGDTAGFVNVPKVKGTHNAMKSGMLAAEAAWNALQVPDNNSIFLYDYEDALRKSSIWKELKEVRNMRPSFHSPLGIYGGILYSGLEAFVLKGRVPWTLKHKTQDHAATKDAKDCSKIEYPKPDGEITFDILTSVSRTGTNHEEDQPVHLQVKDWEKHTRETWPRWKGLENRFCPAGVYEYVEDEGKEEGVRFQINAQNCIHCKTCDIKAPRQDINWQVPQGRGRSII; translated from the coding sequence ATGTCGGCCTCTTCAAGACTCACCTCGACCCTCTGCCGGCGGGCAGCCGCAActgcaacccccccctctctcacAGCTACCTCGACGACAAGGGTACAGACACCACAGCTCGCGCGCGGGATTAGGGGCATAtcatccacaacccccaGCAGGTTACGACCtaccaccctctcccgcccAACCTATCCTCTCCAAAGGACAGCCGCCACTCTCCCTACGCTCCCCTCAACCCGTCTATACTCTTCCACCTCCGCAGAAGAAGACTCCTTCGACCCAGCCTCCATCGACCGCGAATCCGACGAAGTAGACGTCTGTATCATCGGCGGCGGTCCTGCAGGCCTCTCCGCCGCAATCCGCCTCAAGCAACTAGCCAACGCCGCCGGCAACGACGACTTCcgcgtcctcctcctcgaaaaAGCCGGCGAGATCGGCGCCCACATCCTTTCCGGAGCCGTCATCCAACCCACCGCCATTGACGAGCTCATCCCCGATTGGCTTTCTGAAGACAATGAAAACCGCTTCACCGGCGCCACACCCGCGGGGAAGGATTCGATGAGCTTCCTGACCAAAAAATGGGCCATCCCCTGCCCTACTCCGCCTCAGATGCATAACGACGGGAATTACATCGTTTCCCTTAACGAATTCACCAAGTGGCTAGGGGAgcgggcggaggaggtcggggTGGAGGTTTATCCCGGTTTTGCGGCTAGCGAGGTTCTTTACAAGGCTGATGGGTCGGTCAAGGGTGTCGCGACGAATGATCTGGGGATTGGGAGGAATGGGAAGCCAAAGGATAGTTTTgagagggggatggagtTTCATGCTAGGGTTACgctttttggggaggggtgtcATGGGTCGTTGACCAAGCAGGTGATTAAGAAGTTTGATTTGAGGTCCGAGTCGCAGCCGCAGACTTATGGGCTGGGGATTAAggaggtgtgggaggtgAAGCCGGAGAAGTTTGAGAAGGGGAAAATTGTGCATAGTATGGGGTATCCGCTGCCGATGGATACGTATGGGGGTGCGTGGATGTATCATTTTGGGGATAATCTTGTTTCGGTTGGGCAGGTGGTTGCGTTGGATTATAACAACCCGTGGCTGTCGCCGTATGGGGAGTTTCAGAAGCTGAAGCAGCACCCGCTTTACAGGAgtgtgctggagggggggaagtgtATCTCTTATGGTGCTAgggcgttggtggagggggggtttcAGTCGATTCCCAAGGTGGCTTTTCCAGGAGGGGCGCTGATTGGGGATACGGCTGGGTTTGTTAACGTGCCCAAGGTGAAGGGGACGCATAATGCCATGAAGAGCGGTATGTTGGCTGCCGAAGCGGCGTGGAACGCGCTGCAGGTTCCGGATAACAACTCCATTTTCCTCTATGACTACGAGGATGCCCTGAGGAAGTCGAGCATCTGGAAGGAGCTGAAAGAAGTGAGGAACATGCGCCCTAGTTTTCATTCTCCTCTGGGAATCTACGGCGGGATTCTGTATTCCGGCCTCGAGGCGTTTGTTCTGAAGGGACGTGTCCCCTGGACGCTGAAGCACAAGACGCAGGACCACGCCGCGACAAAGGACGCGAAGGACTGCAGCAAGATTGAGTACCCCAAGCCCGACGGGGAGATTACGTTTGACATCTTGACCAGTGTGAGCAGGACGGGGACAAACCATGAGGAGGACCAGCCAGTGCATCTGCAGGTCAAGGACTGGGAGAAGCACACGAGGGAGACgtggccgaggtggaaggggttggagaatAGGTTCTGCCCGGCGGGGGTGTACGAGTAtgtggaggacgaggggaaggaggagggggtgaggtttCAGATCAATGCGCAGAATTGCATTCACTGCAAGACCTGTGATATTAAGGCGCCGAGGCAGGATATTAATTGGCAGGTGCCGCAGGGGAGGGGCCGAAGTATTATATGA
- a CDS encoding hypothetical protein (EggNog:ENOG503NZUB), with the protein MDLPPNKTDELERRLSTRNSLRISVISADEDPELAAMGMVADGFRPVNSGPEIQPPSTPSLASGSSTLLGDGSPESARIGRSPSISKPPRPRDASSTRQDGGPEQADESSSLSRQLSGSTESTAYLAPESPYRGPSGPSHPYQMYPQNVRMARTMSTTTTSSTLPASELSYTGPRGPSHPYGLYPQSDGVETGAMPDTVPLGFHGLPDQYRRRVGADGEEAGDIIGPDGHTEQLPPYTRYPDEAYARKVAAADASTPTGVAQTTTNTPNTAAAAVTAPPSITTSGSTIVGAGGLGLATRNPEFDSTDDLGSPQSRHSSRSFTSDSTNRVIKPYEEVVNEKGQLPKGWKLWMRRKLCGIVPYWVICLTFLILLVVGAILGSVIGTFLSKQKRPMRKDGTWSPFNSPAPVPTFGAVPIPKPTDLQPLPVGTFSMPLTTNRVSNTCFQDPTLSQAWNCFLVIAGLHLTIAENHGEHSMMLNFNHSFTLMNNVYSYGEQPPLVEKPVTLILVNDTFEPTRGPAFYNMLTYDKTVILPEAALSPTTPSVTRRNIRNLAGMTDFKRKNIAKVGDKPWVCRWPDTYLEMFIYPHQNSSWSGIPPLSAGGPGGGPGSPGRGPYQSFLTSTTTSTLIESYSATLLTQTSPPGETPPPQTSTLPAPIGGENPNNQPPAPEGNQSPPPPPPPPPPPPSEGPLPTNTNKPKGYWPEPRDSKTLEFPPFPTSTGGFGLGSGWGPIDENFTPPPPGYPRVIKLAERRVPTITTGTTAARVPECTQMEITGYAQEAKVVVDGKGKAVTIRIVENEQTVVGPFGGAGRPGGQKRRRKREGEERAGREGGGTEEGVFTQQGGGPPAADMSPCGCMWFVT; encoded by the exons ATGGATCTTCCACCAAACAAGACTGacgagctggagaggaggttaTCGACGAGGAACTCGCTGAGGATATCAGTCATTAGTGCGGATGAGGACCCAGAGTTGGCCGCCATGGGAATGGTGGCAGATGGGTTCAGACCAGTCAACTCCGGCCCCGAGATCCAACCACCATCGACGCCATCACTCGCCTCCGGATCCAGCACACTTCTTGGCGATGGAAGTCCAGAGTCGGCACGAATAGGTCGCTCTCCCAGCATATCGAAGCCACCCAGGCCAAGAGATGCCTCGTCGACACGGCAAGATGGGGGGCCAGAACAGGCTGACGAGTCCTCGAGTTTGAGCAGGCAATTGAGCGGGTCTACCGAATCCACAGCCTATCTAGCACCCGAGAGCCCGTACAGGGGACCGTCTGGACCATCGCATCCCTACCAGATGTATCCGCAGAACGTAAGGATGGCAAGGACAATGAGCACAACGACGACCTCGTCGACGCTACCGGCGTCGGAATTGTCGTACACTGGGCCTCGTGGACCAAGTCATCCGTATGGCCTCTATCCTCAGAGCGACGGGGTCGAAACGGGCGCTATGCCAGACACCGTTCCACTAGGTTTTCACGGTCTTCCCGATCAGTACCGGCGACGAGTTGGCGCAGacggggaggaagctggcgaCATCATCGGCCCAGACGGCCATACCGAACAGCTTCCGCCATACACGCGATATCCGGATGAGGCATATGCTCGCAAGGTAGCGGCTGCCGATGCCTCGACCCCAACTGGAGTAGCACAAACAACGACGAATACGCCAAATACAGCGGCAGCCGCGGTAAccgcaccaccatccatcacaaCGTCCGGTTCCACCATTGTCGGTGCGGGAGGGCTTGGGTTAGCCACACGAAATCCCGAATTTGATTCAACAGACGATCTCGGGTCTCCCCAGTCCCGCCACTCGTCGCGAAGTTTCACCTCGGACAGCACCAATCGGGTCATTAAGCCGTATGAAGAGGTTGTCAACGAAAAGGGGCAATTGCCAAAGGGGTGGAAACTGTGGATGAGGCGGAAGCTATGTGGTATCGTCCCATATTGGGTTATATGCCTGACGTTTCTGATATtattggtggtgggagcaaTTTTGGGCTCAGTTATCGGCACATTCTTGTCCAAACAAAAGCGGCCAATGCGCAAGGATGGCACATG GTCACCATTCAACTCGCCAGCCCCTGTACCAACGTTTGGTGCCGTTCCAATACCAAAACCAACCGATCTTCAGCCACTACCGGTGGGCACCTTCAGCATGCCACTTACAACGAACCGCGTGTCCAATACTTGCTTTCAAGACCCGACTCTCTCGCAAGCATGGAACTGTTTTCTCGTCATCGCCGGCTTGCATCTAACAATAGCTGAGAATCACGGCGAACACAGCATGATGCTCAACTTTAACCATTCGTTCACGTTGATGAATAACGTATACTCGTATGGTGAACAGCCACCACTGGTAGAAAAACCGGTTACTCTGATACTGGTCAACGACACCTTTGAGCCAACACGGGGCCCGGCATTCTACAACATGCTGACCTACGACAAGACGGTCATTCTCCCCGAAGCTGCCCTCTCACCGACGACTCCTTCTGTGACAAGAAGAAACATTCGCAACCTGGCCGGCATGACCGACTTTAAGCGCAAAAATATCGCCAAGGTCGGGGACAAGCCGTGGGTGTGCAGATGGCCAGACACGTACCTCGAGATGTTTATCTATCCCCACCAAAACTCAAGCTGGTCTGGGATCCCGCCACTGTCAGCAGGGGGCCCCGGCGGTGGCCCGGGAAGTCCAGGGCGAGGGCCATATCAGTCCTTTCTCAcctcgacaacaacatcaacattGATCGAATCATATTCCGCCACACTACTGACACAGACATCACCGCCAGGTgaaaccccaccaccacagacaTCGACACTACCAGCCCCCATCGGTGGTGAGaatcccaacaaccaacctcctGCCCCTGAGGGAaaccaatcaccaccaccaccaccaccaccaccaccaccaccaccaagcgaaggccccctcccaacaaacaccaacaaaccAAAGGGTTACTGGCCTGAGCCACGAGACTCGAAGACGCTTGagttccccccttttcccacaTCAACAGGGGGGTTCGGGTTAGGGTCAGGATGGGGACCGATAGATGAGAATTTtacgccgccaccaccgggGTATCCAAGAGTTATCAAACTAGCAGAGAGGAGAGTTCCAACCATAACCACAGGGACGACGGCGGCGAGAGTGCCGGAGTGCACCCAGATGGAGATTACGGGTTATGCGCAAGAGgcgaaggtggtggtggatgggaaggggaaggcggtGACGATTAGGATTGTGGAGAATGAGCAGACTGTTGTGGGGCCTTTTGGCGGCGCTGGCCGGCCGGGGgggcagaagaggaggaggaagagggagggagaggagcgAGCGGGGCGTGAGGGCGgcgggacggaggagggggtttttACTCAGCAGGGAGGAGGACCGCCGGCTGCGGATATGAGTCCTTGTGGGTGTATGTGGTTTGTCACCTAA
- a CDS encoding hypothetical protein (EggNog:ENOG503PN70) has product MPRSSSSSGSSAGSSSSSRRMKQRMLPKTPAVNTLIWFTGRDPRKVKGVRAYYYDDDFETRSNGSYSSMWSSWTSNRSNVEYYLVESKGLYYAEYPEQSKNTKSRPSGRVSQPSATAAWARNASVRDANGGDDSDSDDGSSSDSSESEYGHQQPGPFAQPPGPMRMGMPNGGPPPMGRPPMMGGPPPMGGPPGPPPGGFPPGFAGMPRPSPHPQMPPPGHGMPPPQGFRPPMGMGMAPPPPGAGHPGPFPGGH; this is encoded by the coding sequence ATGCCTCgatccagctccagctctgGCTCCAGCGCCGGCTCGAGCTCGAGCTCGCGGCGGATGAAGCAGCGGATGCTTCCGAAAACCCCAGCTGTCAACACTCTGATATGGTTCACTGGGCGGGACCCCAGGAAAGTCAAGGGCGTCCGGGCCTACTATTACGACGATGATTTTGAGACTCGAAGCAACGGCTCATACAGTTCCATGTGGTCCTCGTGGACCAGCAACCGCAGCAATGTCGAATACTATCTCGTCGAGTCCAAAGGGCTCTACTACGCTGAGTACCCAGAGCAAAGCAAAAACACCAAGTCAAGGCCAAGTGGCAGAGTCTCCCAGCCGAGTGCCACAGCTGCCTGGGCCAGAAACGCCAGTGTTCGGGATGCCAACGGGGGTGATGATTCCGATTCAGACgacgggagcagcagcgacAGCAGTGAGTCTGAGTATGGGCATCAGCAACCCGGCCCCTTTGCCCAACCTCCAGGTCCAATGAGGATGGGAATGCCCAATGGCGGTCCTCCTCCAATGGGTCGCCCTCCCATGATGGGCGGCCCCCCTCCGATGGGCGGTCCTCCGGGTCCTCCACCTGGAGGATTTCCACCAGGCTTTGCCGGAATGCCGCGACCTTCACCTCATCCGCAGATGCCTCCCCCAGGACATGGTATGCCGCCTCCGCAAGGATTCAGACCCccgatgggaatggggatggcccctccacctccaggAGCTGGTCATCCTGGACCTTTCCCAGGCGGTCACTAA
- a CDS encoding hypothetical protein (EggNog:ENOG503NX6C; COG:U), translated as MNETLIPPGIGGESAALSPIAMLDYLFPGFTLLANFLQSHLGINLNLYIPVIMSFSFVAAAWRYLSSYLNDLMESYLMSVVDVRTDDEIYNMLMGWVAQQTFSQGARRFVANTNLNSRMYWWMWGSNDDNDEDDGAEIDESGCVVTKKKKKALAYTPTFGSHWFIYKRRLLIFKRQQPATQSPFYTTSEREEISISCFGRNPWVLKELLNEARSMYLKRDEAKTLIYRGALKGTGLEPTWQRCMARTSRPFSTVILNEDVKKKLIDDVTDYLNPATRRWYANRGIPYRRGYLLWGPPGTGKSSLSLALAGFFKMRIYIVSLSSMTATEENLASLFAELPRRCVVLLEDIDTAGLTHTRDPASQPDSSSPGGESPLLLAAPPVPDPKGKPTSLPGRLSLSGLLNILDGVASQEGRVLIMTTNHLEKLDKALIRPGRVDMQVKFDKADTSMVAAIFRAIYAPLEEDTAPAPLSSSQSPALAALEKRLNPRSDASRKEKDEKKQEVLNKVDALAKEFASKIPTMEFSPAEIQGFLLKNKRNPEKAVEGVEEWLVVARKEQKEREVEQAKKKEEEAKKAAKKAAKKAKKKAAKRKARGKKRRGDDTTESEDGTDSESGSEAEESDSEGSESEEEKTKKKNKEGKRTEKKKKGKEKEKKLAVEVRVDTPPPSGSEADKGAVPELKLDEKPAAAVVVAAPPAKAMTIDTKKANEEEVERAQVSGDSGYGATAAERDAAAPVEVVA; from the coding sequence ATGAACGAAACTCTCATCCCGCCGGGGATTGGCGGCGAGTCCGCCGCCCTAAGCCCCATCGCCATGTTGGACTACCTCTTCCCCggcttcaccctcctcgccaactttCTGCAATCCCACCTCggcatcaacctcaacctctaCATCCCCGTTATTATGTCCTTTTCCTTCGTCGCCGCCGCATGGCGCTATCTGTCATCATACCTCAACGACCTGATGGAATCCTACCTCATGTCCGTCGTCGACGTCCGCACCGACGACGAAATCTACAACATGCTCATGGGCTGGGTCGCCCAGCAGACCTTCTCCCAAGGGGCCCGGCGGTTCGTggcaaacaccaacctcaactcGAGGATGTACTGGTGGATGTGGGGGtccaacgacgacaacgacgaagatgacggAGCCGAGATTGACGAATCCGGCTGTGTGgtcaccaagaagaagaaaaaggctcTAGCTTACACGCCCACGTTTGGGAGTCACTGGTTTATTTACAAGCGCCGCCTGCTCATCTTCAAGCGCCAGCAGCCCGCGACACAAAGCCCTTTTTACACCACCAGCGAGAGGGAAGAGATCTCCATTTCTTGCTTTGGGAGAAACCCCtgggtgttgaaggagttGCTCAACGAAGCGAGAAGCATGTACCTGAAGCGCGACGAGGCCAAAACTCTCATTTACCGCGGCGCACTTAAGGGGACCGGGTTGGAGCCCACCTGGCAACGTTGCATGGCGCGCACCTCCCGCCCCTTCTCCACTGTCATCCTCAATGAGGACGTaaagaagaagctcatcgACGATGTGACTGATTACCTCAACCCTGCCACGAGGAGGTGGTACGCCAACCGAGGCATCCCCTACCGCCGCGGGTATCTCCTCTGGGGCCCCCCAGGCACAGGGAAGtcatccctctccctcgcgTTGGCAGGCTTCTTCAAAATGAGAATCTACATCGTCTCTTTGTCGTCCATGACCGCCACAGAAGAaaacctcgcctccctcttcgctGAACTCCCCCGGCGGTGCGTCGTGCTGCTGGAGGACATTGACACGGCCGGTTTGACCCACACCCGCGACCCTGCTTCCCAACCtgattcctcctcccccggcggcgaatcccccctcctcctcgccgccccccCAGTCCCAGACCCGAAAGGtaaacccacctccctccccggccgcctctccctctcaggcctcctcaacatcctcgacgGCGTCGCCAGCCAGGAAGGCCGCGTGTTGATAATGACGACCAACCACCTCGAGAAACTCGACAAGGCCCTCATCCGCCCCGGCAGGGTAGACATGCAAGTCAAATTCGACAAGGCGGACACCTCCATGGTTGCCGCCATCTTCCGTGCCATCTACGCCCCCCTTGAAGAAGacaccgcccccgccccgCTATCTTCATCTCAATCCCCTGCTCTTGCCGCGCTCGAGAAAAGACTCAACCCCCGTTCCGACGCCTCCCGGAAAGAAAAGGACGAGAAAAAACAAGAGGTCTTGAACAAAGTCGACGCCCTGGCAAAAGAATTCGCCTCCAAAATCCCCACCATGGAGTTCTCCCCTGCCGAGATCCAGGGTTTTCTCCTGAAAAATAAACGCAACCCTGAAAAGGCCgtcgagggggtggaggagtggcttgttgttgcgaggaaggagcagaaagaaagagaggtGGAacaagccaagaagaaggaggaggaggcgaagaaggcggcgaagaaggctgcgaaaaaggcaaagaagaaggctgcgaagaggaaggcgagggggaagaagaggaggggggatgataCCACTGAGAGTGAGGACGGGACGGACAGTGAGAGCGGGAgtgaggcggaggagagtGATAGTGAGGGGAGcgagagtgaggaggagaagacgaaaaagaagaataaggaggggaagaggactgagaagaagaagaaggggaaggaaaaggagaagaagctggcggtggaggttaGGGTTGATACACCCCCTCCGAGCGGCTCTGAAGCCGACAAGGGGGCCGTGCCTGAACTCAAGCTGGATGAGAagcccgctgctgctgttgttgttgctgctcctCCGGCGAAGGCGATGACGATTGATACAAAAAAGGCtaatgaggaggaggtggaaaggGCGCAGGTGTCGGGGGATTCGGGGTATGGtgctactgctgctgagagggatgctgctgctcccgttgaggtggttgcttga